GCCCTGATGTCCCACCCGGACATCGCCGAGGCAGCCGTTGTGGCCGTACCCGACGAGAAGTGGGGCGAGCGCCCGCTCGCCACCGTTGTCCTGAAGGACGGCGCGAGCGCCGACTTCGAGATCCTGCGCGCGTTCCTCGGCGAGAAGGTCGCCAAGTGGCAGCTCCCGGAGCGCTGGACGGTGATCACCGCGGTGCCGAAGACGAGCGTCGGCAAGTTCGACAAGAAGGTGCTGCGCAAGCAGTACGCCGAAGGGGAACTGGACATCACGCGGCTCTGAGCCCACAGCTCAGCGACGGTTTCACGTGAAACAGGGGCGGCCCGAACGGGCCGCCCCTGTTTGTCAGTTGTGGGTGTGTCAGTCGCGGATGCTCAGTTGGTGCCGATCTTCGCGAGCAGGTCCACGATCCGGCCCTGTACCTCGTCGCTCGTCGAACGCTCCGCCAGGAACAGGACGGTCTCGCCCGCGGCCAGGCGCGGCAGCTCGGCCTCCTCGACGGCGGCGGTGTAGACGACGAGGGGCGTGCGGTTCAACTGGCCGTTCGCGCGCAGCCAGTCGACGATCCCTGCGCGCCTGCGACGCACCTGGAGCAGGTCCATCACCACCAGGTTCGGCCGCATCTGCGCGGCCAGCGTTACCGCATCCGCGTCGGAACCCGCCCGCGCGACCTGCATCCCGCGCCGCTCAAGCGTCGCGGTGAGCGCGAGCGCGATCTCCTCGCGCTCCTCGATGAGCAGCACACGCGAGGGGTGCTGCTCACTGTCCCGAGGCGCGAGGGCCTTCAGCAGGACGGCGGGATCGGCCCCGTACGCGGCCTCGCGCGTCGCCTGTCCGAGCCCGGCCGTCACCAGGACGGGAACCTCGGCGGCGACGGCGGCCTGGCGCAGCGACTGGAGCGCGGTGCGCGTGATCGGTCCGGTCAGCGGGTCGACGAAGAGCGCGGCGGGGAAGGCCGCGATCTGCGCGTCGACCTCCTCGCGGGAGTGCACCGTCACCGGGCGGTAACCGCGGTCGCTCAGGGCCTGCTGCGTGGTGGCGTCGGGCGCGGGCCAGACCAGGAGCCGGCGCGGGTTGTCGAGCGGCTCCGGGGGCAGCTCGTCGTCCATCGGCTGCGGCTGGGGCCGGATCGCCAGCTCGACGGCGCCGCCGGGCCCGTCCAGCGGCTCGGGCCCCTCATCGGCGTCCTGGTCGGGGGCGCCGATCGCGTACGAACGTCCGCGGCCCTCCGATGACGACGACAGCAGAGACTGCGGCTGACCGGGCTGGGACTGGCCGGACGGCGTCTGGGGCTGAGCCTTCGGCTGCGCCGGCGACGACTGTGACGGGGCCTGCGGGTGCGGGCGGGCCGCGGTCTCCGGCTGGGTGCCGGCGGGATCGGGCCGGGTGGACAGCCTGCGCCGGCGACCGGAGCCGCCGAGCGTGTGCTGCGTCTGCTCCTGCGGGGCCGCCGCGGGCTGCGGGACCTGGGGAGGCAGCGGGACCTGGAGGGACGGGTTGCCGCCGGCCGACTGAACGGGCTGCTGCCCGGACTTCGGGCCGGACGGACCGCCCTGCGCGCCGCCCTGCGTGCCGGACGCCTGCTTCGCCTGCGGACCGGGCTGCTTGCCCGTCGTGGGGCTGGCCGGGTTCGCCTGGCTGGGCTGGTTCGCGCGGTTCGGCTGTGCGGCCGCCGGTGAATTGGGCTGTGGGCTCGGCAGCGGCTGGGCCGTGCCGGGGGCCGCCGACTGGGGCCGCGGCGGGCGCTGCTGCTCGGCGATCTGACGTCCGAAGGGAACGCCCTGCCCCAGCGTTCGTACGCTTATGGCGCGGCCCTGAGTCGAGTTGGGGTCTGCCGACGGGGCCTCGGCGGGGAGGGGCTGCGCGGCGCGGGGCCTGGCACCGTTCTCCGGCGGCAGCGCGGCGCGCGCCGCCGGAACCGTCTGGACAGGGTGCGGCTGCGGCGGAGTGTGGTCGTCGGAGGGGTGACCCTGCGCGGCGTCGTGCCGCTCTCCGCCGGCACCCCTACCGGTGGCCGCAGTCGCGTCGGTGTCGGCGCCCGTAGCGGCATCCGGCTCGGGCGTCGTCCGGTCGGCCTCAGCGGGCGGCAGCGCGAATACGGTGCGCGCGGTGCTGCTCTGCTCGGCTTCCCGCTCCGGGGCGCTGCCGAGAGCGCGGCGTGCGCGACGCCCGGCGGGGACGTTCTGCCCGGCCTGAGACGCGTCGGCAGCCCCGGCCCGACCTGAACCACCGGCAGGCAGCGCGGCCGGCTCCGAGTCGCGCCGGGCCCGCCGGCCCGAGGACGCTCCGACCGGCACACCTTGCGGCGGCACGGTCTCGCCCAGGGCGGGGGCTCCGGCGGCGTGTTCTGCAGCGGTCATCACGGAACCCTCAGCGGCACCGGGACCAGCGGCTCCCTCGGGAACGGCGACCTCGGCCGGATTGGGCCGCCCACGCCGACGCCCCGTGCCGGTCCCGGCCCCCGCGTCACCCGCAGGTGTCCCGCCGGCCGGAGTCTGCGTGGCCTGCGCCGGCAGCTGCCCCTGAGCGCTCCCGGGCGTTCCCGCGGTCGCGCCCTCCTCGGCCCGCCGCCTGCGTCGCCCGGTCGGAGCGGCAGCCTCCGAGCCACCGCCACCCTGCCCGGCCTCGTCGGCGTCCGGCACGGCACCCGCGACACCGCTCTCCAAGAATGAGTCCACCGACGCGCCCGAAGCCCGCCGGGCCCGCCGCCGCCCGCCGCGCGTACCCGACGCCTGCTCGGGCAGCAAGGCTCCGGCCCGCGCCTCCGCACCGGCGGGACCGGCCTGCGACGCGACCTCGACAGCCGTACCGGGAACAGCCGCCCCGACAACACCCGAAGGACCAGCCACCGGAACCGCCCCGGCCCCGCCCCCGATCGGCACCTCGAGCACATACGCGCTGCCGCTCATCCCGGGCACCTCGTGCGTCTGGAGCACGCCGCCGTGCGCCCGCACGATGCCGCGCACGATGGGCTCGTGCACCGGGTCGCCGCCCGTGTAGGGCCCGCGCACCTCGATACGGACGCTCTCGCCGCGCAGCGCCGCCGCCACGACGATCGTCGAGTCCACGTATCCGCCGACGCCGCTGGTCGGTACGACGCCCACGCGTGCGTTGCCGGTGGCGTCGATCCCTGCGACGTCCGCGACGAGGTGGGCGAGCGCGGTGGCCAGGCGCGCCGCGTCGACCTCGGCCTCGATGGGCGGGGCGTGCACGGCGAACTGCGCGCGCCCGGGCCCGATCAGCTCGACCGCCCCGTCGACGCCCGCGGCGACGACCGCGTCGAGCATCACCTTCGTCCGGGTCAGCTGCGCGTCGCCGGAGTCGAGGAGCTGGTAGCCGAGCACGTTGTCGACGAGCGTGGTCATGCGGCTGTAGCCGGCCGCGAGGTGGTGCAGGATCTGGTTGGCCTCGGGCCACAGCTGGCCCGCGTCGTCCGCGGCCAGAGTGGTGAGCTGGCCGCGCAGTTCGTCGAGGGGGCCGCGCAGCGACTGGCCGAGGACGGCGAGGAGCTGCTCGTGCCGGGCCGCGAGTGCCTCGTAACGGTCCTTCTCGCGCTCGGCGAGAGCGGCGATCCGGTCCTTCTCGGCGGAGAGTTCCTCGGTGTGCTGCTCGGTGATCGTGGCGAGTTCGGCGGCGTGCTCCTCTTCGGCACGCGCGGTCTGCGCCTCGTGCTCCTCGACGGTGCGCGCGAGCGTCTCCGCGTGCTCCGTGGCGGCGCGCTCCGTCTCCTTGTCGCGCCGGTCGATCTCCTCCGTGTGCGCCACGACGAGCTCGTCGTAGGGCCGCCGGTCGGTGAACGTCATCACGGCGCCGACCAGTTGGTCACCGTCGCGGACGGGCGCCGTCGTCATGTCGACGGGCACCTGCGCGCCGCTCTTCGACCACA
The DNA window shown above is from Streptomyces sp. NBC_01445 and carries:
- a CDS encoding PAS domain-containing hybrid sensor histidine kinase/response regulator, with translation MSSRPSRGAARLAAILDALPDALVLVNANGTVVNANTIALEAFEAPGTALVGRGLLDLLPEFDSRLIPGSMRRPDTTDERGRTKPTRMMARRTDGSEFPVEVTSANLADGRDAVDGYGNSSYGSYGGEAELLMLVVRDLSGTVDTEAELARSQRQTEMILRAAAEGVVGTDTDGRIVLVNPAAAQILGFRASDMGGQELHALVLHSRADGEPFPYEESPLADTLRSGRKHRVRGQVLWSKSGAQVPVDMTTAPVRDGDQLVGAVMTFTDRRPYDELVVAHTEEIDRRDKETERAATEHAETLARTVEEHEAQTARAEEEHAAELATITEQHTEELSAEKDRIAALAEREKDRYEALAARHEQLLAVLGQSLRGPLDELRGQLTTLAADDAGQLWPEANQILHHLAAGYSRMTTLVDNVLGYQLLDSGDAQLTRTKVMLDAVVAAGVDGAVELIGPGRAQFAVHAPPIEAEVDAARLATALAHLVADVAGIDATGNARVGVVPTSGVGGYVDSTIVVAAALRGESVRIEVRGPYTGGDPVHEPIVRGIVRAHGGVLQTHEVPGMSGSAYVLEVPIGGGAGAVPVAGPSGVVGAAVPGTAVEVASQAGPAGAEARAGALLPEQASGTRGGRRRARRASGASVDSFLESGVAGAVPDADEAGQGGGGSEAAAPTGRRRRRAEEGATAGTPGSAQGQLPAQATQTPAGGTPAGDAGAGTGTGRRRGRPNPAEVAVPEGAAGPGAAEGSVMTAAEHAAGAPALGETVPPQGVPVGASSGRRARRDSEPAALPAGGSGRAGAADASQAGQNVPAGRRARRALGSAPEREAEQSSTARTVFALPPAEADRTTPEPDAATGADTDATAATGRGAGGERHDAAQGHPSDDHTPPQPHPVQTVPAARAALPPENGARPRAAQPLPAEAPSADPNSTQGRAISVRTLGQGVPFGRQIAEQQRPPRPQSAAPGTAQPLPSPQPNSPAAAQPNRANQPSQANPASPTTGKQPGPQAKQASGTQGGAQGGPSGPKSGQQPVQSAGGNPSLQVPLPPQVPQPAAAPQEQTQHTLGGSGRRRRLSTRPDPAGTQPETAARPHPQAPSQSSPAQPKAQPQTPSGQSQPGQPQSLLSSSSEGRGRSYAIGAPDQDADEGPEPLDGPGGAVELAIRPQPQPMDDELPPEPLDNPRRLLVWPAPDATTQQALSDRGYRPVTVHSREEVDAQIAAFPAALFVDPLTGPITRTALQSLRQAAVAAEVPVLVTAGLGQATREAAYGADPAVLLKALAPRDSEQHPSRVLLIEEREEIALALTATLERRGMQVARAGSDADAVTLAAQMRPNLVVMDLLQVRRRRAGIVDWLRANGQLNRTPLVVYTAAVEEAELPRLAAGETVLFLAERSTSDEVQGRIVDLLAKIGTN